A stretch of the Gossypium hirsutum isolate 1008001.06 chromosome D07, Gossypium_hirsutum_v2.1, whole genome shotgun sequence genome encodes the following:
- the LOC107955921 gene encoding putative 3,4-dihydroxy-2-butanone kinase yields MGDESNYVPITRVNRVVLMINGLGATPVMELMIAAGKTVPKLQLEFGLLVERVYTGSFMTSLDMKGFSISIMKVDQTLLQHLDASTKAPHWPVGSAGNRPPAKTPVPLPSSRSMKSDELLSRPLQLTEQGHILEVAIEAAANAIINMRDILNDWDSTIGDGDCGSAMYKGATAILDDMKKYYPLNNAAETVNEIGSSVRRAMGGTSGVLYTIFCKAAYAQLKANSDSTVTAKQWAEALEAAIAAVSKYGGASTGYRTLLDALIPALAVLKERLTSGEDSCTSFVLSSEAAVAGAGSTKDMQAQAGRSSYVSAAILATVPDPGAMAAAAWYRAAALAVKDKFHPSFNSSINKSKS; encoded by the exons ATGGGTGAT GAAAGTAATTATGTTCCAATTACTCGAGTTAATAGAGTGGTGCTCATGATTAATGG ATTAGGTGCCACTCCTGTGATGGAACTAATGATTGCAGCTGGAAAGACTGTCCCTAAATTGCAGCTAGAATTTGGACTACTTGTTGAAAGAGTGTATACAGGATCATTTATGACCTCTCTCGATATGAAAG GATTTTCAATCTCTATAATGAAGGTAGATCAAACTCTGTTGCAACACCTGGATGCTTCCACTAAGGCTCCACATTGGCCTGTCGGTTCTGCTG GTAATCGTCCACCGGCCAAGACTCCAGTTCCATTGCCATCATCACGTTCAATGAAGAGTGATGAG TTATTAAGTCGGCCACTGCAGCTTACTGAACAGGGCCATATTCTTGAAGTGGCTATTGAGGCAGCTGCAAatgccataatcaatatgagagATATTTTGAATGATTGGGATAGCACAATCGGTGATGGTGACTGCGGGTCAGCA ATGTATAAAGGGGCAACAGCAATCCTTGATGATATGAAAAAATA CTATCCTTTGAATAATGCTGCAGAAACAGTGAATGAAATTGGATCATCTGTGAGAAGAGCTATGGGAGGAACTAGTGGGGTCTT ATACACTATATTTTGTAAGGCAGCATATGCACAGTTGAAAGCAAACTCAGATTCAACTGTCACAGCAAAGCAAT GGGCTGAAGCACTTGAAGCTGCCATCGCTGCAGTCAGTAAATATGGTGGAGCTAGTACTGGATATCGCACGTTATTGGATGCTCTTATTCCTGCATTAGCAGTTCTTAAGGAG AGGTTAACCAGTGGTGAAGATTCTTGTACTTCTTTTGTTCTCTCATCTGAAGCAGCAGTGGCAGGAGCTGGATCAACTAAAGACATGCAGGCCCAG GCTGGGCGGTCAAGCTATGTGTCAGCAGCTATACTTGCAACAGTTCCGGATCCTGGAGCGATGGCAGCAGCTGCGTGGTACAGAGCTGCAGCTTTGGCTGTGAAGGATAAATTCCATCCTTCTTTTAACTCATCTATCAATAAATCAAAATCATAA
- the LOC107953324 gene encoding 54S ribosomal protein L24, mitochondrial, giving the protein MAFRGKEMMKLLKKVGEKNLAHGVKEQLQKSIPDSKVVMNRAKRGLYAGRHIQFGNRISEDGGNKSRRIWKPNVQEKRLFSYILDRHIRVKVTTHALRCIDKAGGIDEYLLKTPYHKMDTEMGLFWKAKIEKMYEELGQMEVVFFSPEDEAKFEQGFKELKLAERAARRDARRQMYGWSGKLEEIENRRSHDGTGNAREDSSDGDVLVANS; this is encoded by the exons ATGGCTTTCAGAGGGAAGGAGATGATGAAGCTGTTGAAGAAGGTGGGGGAGAAAAACCTAGCGCATGGAGTTAAGGAACAGCTTCAAAAATCCATTCCAGACAGCAAGGTCGTCATGAACCGCGCCAAACGCGGCCTTTACGCTGGCCGTCACATCCAGTTCGGCAACCGTATAAGCGAAGACGGTGGAAACAA ATCGAGGAGGATTTGGAAGCCTAATGTACAAGAGAAGCGTCTATTTAGTTATATCTTAGATCGCCATATTCGAGTCAAAGTAACCACTCATGCCCTCCGTTGCATTGACAAGGCAGGCGGGATCGATGAGTACCTGCTGAAAACTCCCTACCACAAGATGGATACAGAAATGGGTCTGTTCTGGAAAGCTAAAATCGAGAAAATGTATGAAGAGCTTGGGCAAATGGAGGTAGTCTTCTTTTCGCCGGAGGATGAAGCAAAGTTTGAGCAAGGATTCAAAGAACTGAAGCTAGCGGAGAGAGCAGCTCGAAGGGATGCTAGAAGACAGATGTATGGATGGTCAGGGAAACTGGAAGAAATTGAGAACAGAAGAAGTCATGATGGAACTGGTAATGCCAGGGAAGATAGTTCCGATGGCGATGTGCTGGTTGCAAATTCTTGA
- the LOC107953323 gene encoding peptidyl-prolyl cis-trans isomerase FKBP42 has product MFISGEDDKNEIGTENTAFVHGKPPQDAAGPPKVESDMEIVEENEIVTENTAFVHGEPPQDAAGPPKVESDMEILHEKVKKQIIKEGHGQKPSKYSTCFLHYRAWTETTKHKFDDTWHEQQPLELVLGKEKKEMTGLAIGVSSMKSGERALLHVGWELGYGKEGSFSFPNVPPMADILYEVELIGFDETKEGKARADMTVEERIGAADRRKMDGNSLFKADKLEEAMQQYEMAIAYMGDDFMFQLFGKYRDMALAVKNPCHLNMAACLIKLKRYEEAIGHCSIVLSEDENNVKAMFRRGKARAELGQTDAAREDFLKARKYAPEDKAIARELRMLAEQDKAIYQKQKEIYKGIFGPRPEPKSKRGNWIIRLWHWLLSLFYYMFRRERVKAD; this is encoded by the exons ATGTTCATCTCAGGTGAAGATGATAAGAATGAAATAGGTACTGAAAATACTGCATTTGTGCATGGGAAACCACCTCAAGATGCTGCTGGACCTCCGAAAGTTGAATCTGATATGGAAATTGTTGAGGAGAATGAAATAGTTACTGAAAATACTGCATTTGTGCATGGGGAACCACCTCAAGATGCTGCTGGACCTCCGAAAGTTGAATCTGATATGGAAATTcttcatgaaaaagtaaaaaagcAAATCATTAAGGAAGGCCATGGTCAAAAGCCGTCAAAGTATTCAACATGCTTCT TGCACTACAGGGCATGGACTGAAACTACCAAGCATAAATTTGATGACACATGGCATGAACAACAACCACTTGAATTGGTCTTAGGCAAAG AGAAAAAGGAAATGACTGGTTTGGCTATAGGTGTGTCAAGTATGAAATCAGGGGAACGTGCATTGTTACATGTGGGCTGGGAATTAGGTTATGGGAAAGAAGGAAGCTTTTCTTTCCCAAACGTTCCACCAATGGCAGACATATTATATGAGGTTGAGCTTATTGGATTTGATGAAACCAAAGAA GGAAAGGCTCGTGCTGACATGACTGTAGAGGAAAGAATTGGTGCAGCAGATAGAAGAAAGATGGACGGGAATTCTTTATTCAAGGCGGATAAGCTAGAGGAGGCCATGCAACAGTATGAAATG GCCATAGCGTACATGGGTGATGACTTTATGTTCCAGTTATTTGGGAAGTATCGAGACATGGCTTTAGCTGTCAAAAATCCATGTCATCTGAACATGGCTGCTTGTTTGATAAAGCTCAAGCGCTATGAAGAAGCCATTGGACACTGTTCCATA GTATTATCAGAAGATGAAAATAATGTGAAAGCAATGTTCAGACGTGGAAAGGCCCGAGCCGAACTCGGGCAAACGGATGCTGCACGGGAAGACTTTCTAAAGGCTCGCAAATATGCACCTGAAGACAAAGCGATTGCAAGGGAGTTGCGTATGCTTGCAGAACAAGACAAAGCTATATACCAGAAGCAAAAAGAGATTTATAAAGGAATTTTTGGACCAAGACCTGAACCTAAATCCAAGAGAGGTAATTGGATAATCCGATTATGGCACTGGCTTCTGTCACTATTCTATTACATGTTTAGGCGTGAAAGAGTGAAAGCTGATTAG